One segment of Clavelina lepadiformis chromosome 2, kaClaLepa1.1, whole genome shotgun sequence DNA contains the following:
- the LOC143447020 gene encoding sialin-like isoform X2 yields the protein MTGSESKNNKVDDEIQEQPTPGCYVKARYVLAFMGFLGMFNVYSLRTNLSVAIVAMVNSTDDSGNESDTCPDRGQSAGNSTNSNGIYDWNSAEQGLLLGCYFYGYIVSNIPGAWLSKRYGFKIVLGSAMFFSSIITLFTPLAANSSFELLVALRVILGFFQGVSFPSMQGAWSYWAPPMERSALVSVHISGSSFGTCVTLPIAGVIADTLGWEAVFYFTGGVSLLWTLVWFAIIYNKPSEHPRISDEEKAYITESIGIEKQKVEGVKVRTPWKSMLTSLPILAIICGHFASNWGNYTLLTMLPTYLSSILKFDLTASGALSSLPYILQWIFTFFGGMATDVIRKNNVTSTVAIRKINTTLGLAVPALFIVLAGYIGCNATAAIAFFTMSVAFNALTVPGCKANTIDIAPKYGGIVYGISNTVANISGFLAPQVVGLLLLDGNNLGQWQLVFWISAAFYLFGAVMYLIFGSGVEQSWAKGHVLKGKILDSETSTNL from the exons ATGACCGGAAGTGAATCAAAGAACAACAAAGTCGACGATGAGATACAAGAG CAACCCACTCCTGGCTGTTACGTCAAAGCAAGATATGTCTTAGCTTTTATGGGGTTTCTTGGTATGTTCAACGTTTATTCCCTTCGAACCAACCTCAGCGTCGCCATTGTTGCCATGGTGAACAGCACAGACGACTCTGGCAACGAATCGGATACGTGTCCGGACAGAGGTCAAAGCGCTGGAAACAGCACCAATTCT AACGGAATATACGATTGGAATTCGGCCGAACAGGGTCTTCTACTCGGTTGTTATTTCTACGGTTACATCGTAAGCAATATTCCCGGTGCCTGGTTGTCGAAAAGATACGGTTTTAAGATAGTGCTAGGAAGTGCCATGTTCTTTTCTTCCATTATCACTCTTTTCACTCCGCTTGCAGCAAACAGCAGTTTTGAGCTTCTGGTCGCTTTGAGAGTTATTCTTGGATTTTTCCAG GGCGTCTCTTTTCCCTCAATGCAAGGAGCTTGGTCGTACTGGGCTCCCCCGATGGAAAGAAGCGCCCTGGTGTCTGTTCACATTTCAGGGTCGAGCTTTggcacctgcgttactctgcCAATTGCTGGAGTAATTGCCGACACTCTGGGATGGGAAGCTGTCTTTTACTTTACAG GTGGAGTCTCCCTATTATGGACACTAGTGTGGTTTGCAATAATATACAATAAACCATCGGAACATCCGAGGATATCGGACGAAGAAAAAGCTTACATTACGGAAAGCATTGGGATCGAGAAACAAAAAGTCGAA GGAGTTAAAGTTCGAACACCGTGGAAATCCATGCTGACGTCACTACCTATACTGGCAATAATATGCGGTCATTTTGCAAGCAACTGGGGCAACTACACTCTGCTTACCATGCTGCCCACTTATCTCTCGTCTATACTTAAGTTCGATCTAACTGCG AGTGGGGCCCTTTCGTCTCTGCCTTACATTCTTCAATGGATCTTTACGTTCTTTGGAGGAATGGCCACTGACGTCATACGAAAAAACAACGTCACATCCACCGTCGCAATTCGAAAAATCAATACGACGCTCGGTCTCGCTGTCCCCGCCTTGTTTATTGTCCTGGCTGGTTATATCGGCTGCAACGCAACTGCAGCGATTGCTTTCTTCACAATGTCGGTCGCGTTCAACGCCTTAACAG TACCCGGCTGCAAGGCAAACACCATAGACATCGCACCAAAATATGGCGGCATCGTCTACGGAATATCGAACACTGTGGCCAATATATCAGGGTTTTTAGCGCCTCAAGTGGTGGGATTATTACTTCTAGATGGA AATAACTTGGGTCAATGGCAACTGGTATTCTGGATATCAGCCGCCTTCTACTTGTTTGGTGCGGTCATGTATTTGATCTTCGGGTCAGGAGTGGAACAATCGTGGGCTAAAGGTCACGTTCTGAAGGGAAAAATTTTAG atTCGGAAACTTCCACAAACCTTTAA
- the LOC143447019 gene encoding sialin-like isoform X4 — protein MGFLVIFNIYVLRTILSVAIVAMVNSTEETGNLSDTCPDRGQVIENQTNSNGIFDWDSANQGLLLGCYYYGYVISNVPGAWLAKRYGFKLVIGVSMLVSAILTLATPLAAYASFELLVALQIFLGLIQGVASPSMQGAWSFWSPPKEKSTLSSAAMSGSSFGACVTLPIGIVAELLGWEAVFYVTGGYVLLWTFVWFVLIYNRPNDHPRISKEERLYINESIGLEREKEEKTAKVRTPWRGMFTSVPLWAINIAHFCGNWGNYTLLTMLPTFLSTILKFDLSLIGGLTALPFLLQWIFTLISGYLTDFFIRRLILSTIAVRKLNTIIGLGVPGICIILAGYVGCNAAAVIVFLALSVAFNAFATPGCKLNVLDIAPKYCGITYAISNAIANTTGFLAPQVVGLILLNGNNLGQWQLVFWISSAFYFLGILIYLPFASAKEQSWAKGEIVRTKDGVEVEVLMKDLPSVSAQQNRMQL, from the exons ATGGGCTTTCTGGTCATTTTCAACATCTACGTACTTCGAACCATACTCAGTGTTGCCATCGTTGCCATGGTGAACAGCACAGAGGAGACTGGAAACCTATCGGACACATGTCCGGACAGGGGACAGGTCATTGAAAACCAAACCAACTCG AATGGTATCTTTGATTGGGATTCCGCTAACCAAGGTCTGCTTTTAGGATGTTATTACTATGGTTACGTCATCAGCAACGTTCCAGGAGCCTGGCTTGCCAAGCGATATGGATTCAAGCTTGTGATTGGCGTGTCGATGTTGGTCTCTGCCATTCTCACACTTGCCACGCCACTTGCAGCTTACGCCAGTTTCGAGCTCTTGGTGGCGTTGCAAATCTTTCTCGGCTTAATTCAA GGCGTGGCATCCCCGTCTATGCAAGGGGCGTGGTCCTTTTGGTCCCCTCCGAAGGAAAAGAGCACGCTGTCTTCCGCCGCTATGTCTGGCTCCAGCTTCGGGGCTTGTGTAACGTTACCCATAGGCATCGTGGCTGAATTGCTCGGATGGGAAGCCGTCTTCTACGTCACAG GCGGATACGTTTTACTCTGGACGTTTGTATGGTTCGTTTTGATCTACAACCGACCAAATGATCATCCCAGAATCTCGAAAGAAGAGAGACTTTACATCAATGAAAGTATCGGACTGGAAAGGGAAAAGGAAGaa AAGACAGCGAAGGTTCGAACCCCGTGGAGGGGAATGTTTACGTCAGTTCCGCTTTGGGCGATAAATATCGCGCACTTTTGCGGAAACTGGGGCAACTACACCCTCCTCACAATGCTACCGACCTTCCTCTCAACAATTTTGAAGTTCGATCTTTCACTG ATTGGAGGCCTGACAGCGCTACCATTTCTACTTCAGTGGATCTTCACACTGATTAGTGGCTACCTGACTGACTTTTTTATTCGACGGCTCATCCTTTCCACAATCGCTGTCCGTAAATTGAACACCATTATCGGGCTTGGCGTGCCGGGGATTTGCATCATTTTAGCCGGATATGTTGGCTGCAACGCTGCGGCTGTCATCGTGTTCTTGGCCTTGTCGGTCGCTTTCAACGCTTTTGCAA CTCCCGGATGTAAGTTAAATGTCCTTGACATCGCTCCTAAATACTGTGGGATCACCTACGCCATATCCAACGCAATCGCCAACACGACCGGATTTCTAGCGCCGCAAGTGGTTGGGCTCATTCTTTTAAATGGA AACAATCTCGGTCAGTGGCAGCTTGTGTTCTGGATATCTTCGGCCTTCTACTTTTTGGGAATTTTGATCTACCTGCCGTTTGCTTCGGCGAAAGAACAATCCTGGGCGAAAGGAGAAATTGTAAGAACAAAGGATGGAGTTGAAGTTGAAGTTTTAATGAAAG ATCTGCCAAGTGTTTCAGCCCAACAAAACCGAATGCAACTTTGA
- the LOC143447019 gene encoding sialin-like isoform X2 → MEMNLDKQKETKEELKEVKLRFYQKPTSGCYVKARHVLAGMGFLVIFNIYVLRTILSVAIVAMVNSTEETGNLSDTCPDRGQVIENQTNSNGIFDWDSANQGLLLGCYYYGYVISNVPGAWLAKRYGFKLVIGVSMLVSAILTLATPLAAYASFELLVALQIFLGLIQGVASPSMQGAWSFWSPPKEKSTLSSAAMSGSSFGACVTLPIGIVAELLGWEAVFYVTGGYVLLWTFVWFVLIYNRPNDHPRISKEERLYINESIGLEREKEETAKVRTPWRGMFTSVPLWAINIAHFCGNWGNYTLLTMLPTFLSTILKFDLSLIGGLTALPFLLQWIFTLISGYLTDFFIRRLILSTIAVRKLNTIIGLGVPGICIILAGYVGCNAAAVIVFLALSVAFNAFATPGCKLNVLDIAPKYCGITYAISNAIANTTGFLAPQVVGLILLNGNNLGQWQLVFWISSAFYFLGILIYLPFASAKEQSWAKGEIVRTKDGVEVEVLMKDLPSVSAQQNRMQL, encoded by the exons ATGGAAATGAATCTTGACAAGCAAAaggaaacgaaagaagaaCTGAAGGAGGTTAA GTTACGTTTCTATCAGAAACCAACATCAGGATGTTACGTCAAAGCCAGACACGTGCTGGCCGGAATGGGCTTTCTGGTCATTTTCAACATCTACGTACTTCGAACCATACTCAGTGTTGCCATCGTTGCCATGGTGAACAGCACAGAGGAGACTGGAAACCTATCGGACACATGTCCGGACAGGGGACAGGTCATTGAAAACCAAACCAACTCG AATGGTATCTTTGATTGGGATTCCGCTAACCAAGGTCTGCTTTTAGGATGTTATTACTATGGTTACGTCATCAGCAACGTTCCAGGAGCCTGGCTTGCCAAGCGATATGGATTCAAGCTTGTGATTGGCGTGTCGATGTTGGTCTCTGCCATTCTCACACTTGCCACGCCACTTGCAGCTTACGCCAGTTTCGAGCTCTTGGTGGCGTTGCAAATCTTTCTCGGCTTAATTCAA GGCGTGGCATCCCCGTCTATGCAAGGGGCGTGGTCCTTTTGGTCCCCTCCGAAGGAAAAGAGCACGCTGTCTTCCGCCGCTATGTCTGGCTCCAGCTTCGGGGCTTGTGTAACGTTACCCATAGGCATCGTGGCTGAATTGCTCGGATGGGAAGCCGTCTTCTACGTCACAG GCGGATACGTTTTACTCTGGACGTTTGTATGGTTCGTTTTGATCTACAACCGACCAAATGATCATCCCAGAATCTCGAAAGAAGAGAGACTTTACATCAATGAAAGTATCGGACTGGAAAGGGAAAAGGAAGaa ACAGCGAAGGTTCGAACCCCGTGGAGGGGAATGTTTACGTCAGTTCCGCTTTGGGCGATAAATATCGCGCACTTTTGCGGAAACTGGGGCAACTACACCCTCCTCACAATGCTACCGACCTTCCTCTCAACAATTTTGAAGTTCGATCTTTCACTG ATTGGAGGCCTGACAGCGCTACCATTTCTACTTCAGTGGATCTTCACACTGATTAGTGGCTACCTGACTGACTTTTTTATTCGACGGCTCATCCTTTCCACAATCGCTGTCCGTAAATTGAACACCATTATCGGGCTTGGCGTGCCGGGGATTTGCATCATTTTAGCCGGATATGTTGGCTGCAACGCTGCGGCTGTCATCGTGTTCTTGGCCTTGTCGGTCGCTTTCAACGCTTTTGCAA CTCCCGGATGTAAGTTAAATGTCCTTGACATCGCTCCTAAATACTGTGGGATCACCTACGCCATATCCAACGCAATCGCCAACACGACCGGATTTCTAGCGCCGCAAGTGGTTGGGCTCATTCTTTTAAATGGA AACAATCTCGGTCAGTGGCAGCTTGTGTTCTGGATATCTTCGGCCTTCTACTTTTTGGGAATTTTGATCTACCTGCCGTTTGCTTCGGCGAAAGAACAATCCTGGGCGAAAGGAGAAATTGTAAGAACAAAGGATGGAGTTGAAGTTGAAGTTTTAATGAAAG ATCTGCCAAGTGTTTCAGCCCAACAAAACCGAATGCAACTTTGA
- the LOC143446409 gene encoding collagen alpha-1(XXII) chain-like has product MNVLVIIFVQVLFQYTAVKPECQTSNLGLDIIFLLEGSSAVSDDDFNTAKNWIKNFSSNFDLNAGTHRIGVIQFSHYFDTLPPDSQNHIKTEIELGQFRNQSQFNMAVDDVSKLGLLTFTAKALNKSLQDFQSSERFNDNTTFKALVVMTDTIATDFDSLASTASYVRSNGITLYAVGGAPQAEMNAITNGVEDKSFELDDFSQLFEITDQLRGKLTSTIETITPCLDDEPFACTWTVGQQEICVVTFMSRPKSRFINILKDGSPVMNEGDNIFLDALDDSQVYIFMRNNATLSDAGNYTLLVEYTPPVGSSSNHAIEFKINVTSNFQVEPTSVEVTEQIPVFEATTSKENESNVSSSLNIPLVAATSSVAALTFIGLIAAVAIWFNKHYFSNRRKVDTLT; this is encoded by the exons ATGAATGttcttgtaattatttttgttcaaGTTCTTTTCCAGTATACTGCAGTAAAACCGG AATGTCAGACTTCCAACCTCGGATTGGACATAATTTTCCTTCTTGAGGGTTCCAGTGCAGTGTCGGACGATGATTTTAACACCGCAAAGAATTGGATCAAAAACTTTTCGtcaaattttgatttaaatgcCGGCACGCACAGGATTGGAGTGATACAATTCTCTCACTACTTTGATACTTT ACCGCCGGATAGTCAGAACCATATCAAGACTGAAATTGAACTGGGACAGTTTAGAAACCAAAGCCAATTTAAT ATGGCGGTCGATGACGTCAGCAAGTTAGGTCTTTTGACTTTCACTGCAAAAGCTTTAAACAAATCGCTCCAAGATTTCCAATCATCTGAAAGATTTAACGACAATACGACCTTCAAGGCTCTTGTGGTTATGACTGATACTAT TGCGACGGATTTTGACTCATTGGCCAGCACTGCGAGTTACGTCAGATCAAATGGGATTACATTGTATGCCGTAGGTGGAGCTCCGCAAGCAGAAATGAAC GCTATAACCAACGGGGTGGAAGATAAAAGTTTTGAATTGGACGATTTCAGTCAATTGTTTGAGATAACTGACCAACTGCGAGGAAAACTGACTTCAACCATAGAAACAA TTACACCTTGTCTTGACGACGAACCATTTGCTTGTACTTGGACTGTTGGTCAACAAGAAATTTGCGTCGTGACTTTTATGTCAAGACCCAAGTCCAGATTCATCAATATCCTTAAAGACG GATCTCCGGTGATGAACGAAGGTGATAACATCTTCTTAGATGCGTTAGATGACAGCCAAGTGTACATTTTCATGAGAAACAAC GCTACTTTAAGCGATGCCGGAAATTACACGTTGCTGGTGGAATACACGCCCCCTGTCGGTTCATCAAGCAACCATGCAATTGAATTTAAGATAAATGTAACTTCCAACTTCCAAGTTGAACCAACGTCGGTTGAAGTAACTGAGCAAATTCCAGTCTTCGAAGCAACCACAAGCAAAGAAAACGAGAGTAACGTCTCGTCCTCTTTGAATATCCCGTTGGTGGCTGCTACGAGTTCAGTGGCGGCCCTAACCTTTATAGGTTTAATAGCAGCTGTTGCAATATGGTTCAACAAACATTATTTCTCTAACAGAAGGAAGGTCGACACTTTAACGTGA
- the LOC143447019 gene encoding sialin-like isoform X3 gives MEMNLDKQKETKEELKEKPTSGCYVKARHVLAGMGFLVIFNIYVLRTILSVAIVAMVNSTEETGNLSDTCPDRGQVIENQTNSNGIFDWDSANQGLLLGCYYYGYVISNVPGAWLAKRYGFKLVIGVSMLVSAILTLATPLAAYASFELLVALQIFLGLIQGVASPSMQGAWSFWSPPKEKSTLSSAAMSGSSFGACVTLPIGIVAELLGWEAVFYVTGGYVLLWTFVWFVLIYNRPNDHPRISKEERLYINESIGLEREKEEKTAKVRTPWRGMFTSVPLWAINIAHFCGNWGNYTLLTMLPTFLSTILKFDLSLIGGLTALPFLLQWIFTLISGYLTDFFIRRLILSTIAVRKLNTIIGLGVPGICIILAGYVGCNAAAVIVFLALSVAFNAFATPGCKLNVLDIAPKYCGITYAISNAIANTTGFLAPQVVGLILLNGNNLGQWQLVFWISSAFYFLGILIYLPFASAKEQSWAKGEIVRTKDGVEVEVLMKDLPSVSAQQNRMQL, from the exons ATGGAAATGAATCTTGACAAGCAAAaggaaacgaaagaagaaCTGAAGGAG AAACCAACATCAGGATGTTACGTCAAAGCCAGACACGTGCTGGCCGGAATGGGCTTTCTGGTCATTTTCAACATCTACGTACTTCGAACCATACTCAGTGTTGCCATCGTTGCCATGGTGAACAGCACAGAGGAGACTGGAAACCTATCGGACACATGTCCGGACAGGGGACAGGTCATTGAAAACCAAACCAACTCG AATGGTATCTTTGATTGGGATTCCGCTAACCAAGGTCTGCTTTTAGGATGTTATTACTATGGTTACGTCATCAGCAACGTTCCAGGAGCCTGGCTTGCCAAGCGATATGGATTCAAGCTTGTGATTGGCGTGTCGATGTTGGTCTCTGCCATTCTCACACTTGCCACGCCACTTGCAGCTTACGCCAGTTTCGAGCTCTTGGTGGCGTTGCAAATCTTTCTCGGCTTAATTCAA GGCGTGGCATCCCCGTCTATGCAAGGGGCGTGGTCCTTTTGGTCCCCTCCGAAGGAAAAGAGCACGCTGTCTTCCGCCGCTATGTCTGGCTCCAGCTTCGGGGCTTGTGTAACGTTACCCATAGGCATCGTGGCTGAATTGCTCGGATGGGAAGCCGTCTTCTACGTCACAG GCGGATACGTTTTACTCTGGACGTTTGTATGGTTCGTTTTGATCTACAACCGACCAAATGATCATCCCAGAATCTCGAAAGAAGAGAGACTTTACATCAATGAAAGTATCGGACTGGAAAGGGAAAAGGAAGaa AAGACAGCGAAGGTTCGAACCCCGTGGAGGGGAATGTTTACGTCAGTTCCGCTTTGGGCGATAAATATCGCGCACTTTTGCGGAAACTGGGGCAACTACACCCTCCTCACAATGCTACCGACCTTCCTCTCAACAATTTTGAAGTTCGATCTTTCACTG ATTGGAGGCCTGACAGCGCTACCATTTCTACTTCAGTGGATCTTCACACTGATTAGTGGCTACCTGACTGACTTTTTTATTCGACGGCTCATCCTTTCCACAATCGCTGTCCGTAAATTGAACACCATTATCGGGCTTGGCGTGCCGGGGATTTGCATCATTTTAGCCGGATATGTTGGCTGCAACGCTGCGGCTGTCATCGTGTTCTTGGCCTTGTCGGTCGCTTTCAACGCTTTTGCAA CTCCCGGATGTAAGTTAAATGTCCTTGACATCGCTCCTAAATACTGTGGGATCACCTACGCCATATCCAACGCAATCGCCAACACGACCGGATTTCTAGCGCCGCAAGTGGTTGGGCTCATTCTTTTAAATGGA AACAATCTCGGTCAGTGGCAGCTTGTGTTCTGGATATCTTCGGCCTTCTACTTTTTGGGAATTTTGATCTACCTGCCGTTTGCTTCGGCGAAAGAACAATCCTGGGCGAAAGGAGAAATTGTAAGAACAAAGGATGGAGTTGAAGTTGAAGTTTTAATGAAAG ATCTGCCAAGTGTTTCAGCCCAACAAAACCGAATGCAACTTTGA
- the LOC143447020 gene encoding sialin-like isoform X1 gives MTGSESKNNKVDDEIQEQPTPGCYVKARYVLAFMGFLGMFNVYSLRTNLSVAIVAMVNSTDDSGNESDTCPDRGQSAGNSTNSNGIYDWNSAEQGLLLGCYFYGYIVSNIPGAWLSKRYGFKIVLGSAMFFSSIITLFTPLAANSSFELLVALRVILGFFQGVSFPSMQGAWSYWAPPMERSALVSVHISGSSFGTCVTLPIAGVIADTLGWEAVFYFTGGVSLLWTLVWFAIIYNKPSEHPRISDEEKAYITESIGIEKQKVEGVKVRTPWKSMLTSLPILAIICGHFASNWGNYTLLTMLPTYLSSILKFDLTASGALSSLPYILQWIFTFFGGMATDVIRKNNVTSTVAIRKINTTLGLAVPALFIVLAGYIGCNATAAIAFFTMSVAFNALTVPGCKANTIDIAPKYGGIVYGISNTVANISGFLAPQVVGLLLLDGNNLGQWQLVFWISAAFYLFGAVMYLIFGSGVEQSWAKGHVLKGKILGEDSETSTNL, from the exons ATGACCGGAAGTGAATCAAAGAACAACAAAGTCGACGATGAGATACAAGAG CAACCCACTCCTGGCTGTTACGTCAAAGCAAGATATGTCTTAGCTTTTATGGGGTTTCTTGGTATGTTCAACGTTTATTCCCTTCGAACCAACCTCAGCGTCGCCATTGTTGCCATGGTGAACAGCACAGACGACTCTGGCAACGAATCGGATACGTGTCCGGACAGAGGTCAAAGCGCTGGAAACAGCACCAATTCT AACGGAATATACGATTGGAATTCGGCCGAACAGGGTCTTCTACTCGGTTGTTATTTCTACGGTTACATCGTAAGCAATATTCCCGGTGCCTGGTTGTCGAAAAGATACGGTTTTAAGATAGTGCTAGGAAGTGCCATGTTCTTTTCTTCCATTATCACTCTTTTCACTCCGCTTGCAGCAAACAGCAGTTTTGAGCTTCTGGTCGCTTTGAGAGTTATTCTTGGATTTTTCCAG GGCGTCTCTTTTCCCTCAATGCAAGGAGCTTGGTCGTACTGGGCTCCCCCGATGGAAAGAAGCGCCCTGGTGTCTGTTCACATTTCAGGGTCGAGCTTTggcacctgcgttactctgcCAATTGCTGGAGTAATTGCCGACACTCTGGGATGGGAAGCTGTCTTTTACTTTACAG GTGGAGTCTCCCTATTATGGACACTAGTGTGGTTTGCAATAATATACAATAAACCATCGGAACATCCGAGGATATCGGACGAAGAAAAAGCTTACATTACGGAAAGCATTGGGATCGAGAAACAAAAAGTCGAA GGAGTTAAAGTTCGAACACCGTGGAAATCCATGCTGACGTCACTACCTATACTGGCAATAATATGCGGTCATTTTGCAAGCAACTGGGGCAACTACACTCTGCTTACCATGCTGCCCACTTATCTCTCGTCTATACTTAAGTTCGATCTAACTGCG AGTGGGGCCCTTTCGTCTCTGCCTTACATTCTTCAATGGATCTTTACGTTCTTTGGAGGAATGGCCACTGACGTCATACGAAAAAACAACGTCACATCCACCGTCGCAATTCGAAAAATCAATACGACGCTCGGTCTCGCTGTCCCCGCCTTGTTTATTGTCCTGGCTGGTTATATCGGCTGCAACGCAACTGCAGCGATTGCTTTCTTCACAATGTCGGTCGCGTTCAACGCCTTAACAG TACCCGGCTGCAAGGCAAACACCATAGACATCGCACCAAAATATGGCGGCATCGTCTACGGAATATCGAACACTGTGGCCAATATATCAGGGTTTTTAGCGCCTCAAGTGGTGGGATTATTACTTCTAGATGGA AATAACTTGGGTCAATGGCAACTGGTATTCTGGATATCAGCCGCCTTCTACTTGTTTGGTGCGGTCATGTATTTGATCTTCGGGTCAGGAGTGGAACAATCGTGGGCTAAAGGTCACGTTCTGAAGGGAAAAATTTTAGGTGAAG atTCGGAAACTTCCACAAACCTTTAA
- the LOC143447019 gene encoding sialin-like isoform X1 produces MEMNLDKQKETKEELKEVKLRFYQKPTSGCYVKARHVLAGMGFLVIFNIYVLRTILSVAIVAMVNSTEETGNLSDTCPDRGQVIENQTNSNGIFDWDSANQGLLLGCYYYGYVISNVPGAWLAKRYGFKLVIGVSMLVSAILTLATPLAAYASFELLVALQIFLGLIQGVASPSMQGAWSFWSPPKEKSTLSSAAMSGSSFGACVTLPIGIVAELLGWEAVFYVTGGYVLLWTFVWFVLIYNRPNDHPRISKEERLYINESIGLEREKEEKTAKVRTPWRGMFTSVPLWAINIAHFCGNWGNYTLLTMLPTFLSTILKFDLSLIGGLTALPFLLQWIFTLISGYLTDFFIRRLILSTIAVRKLNTIIGLGVPGICIILAGYVGCNAAAVIVFLALSVAFNAFATPGCKLNVLDIAPKYCGITYAISNAIANTTGFLAPQVVGLILLNGNNLGQWQLVFWISSAFYFLGILIYLPFASAKEQSWAKGEIVRTKDGVEVEVLMKDLPSVSAQQNRMQL; encoded by the exons ATGGAAATGAATCTTGACAAGCAAAaggaaacgaaagaagaaCTGAAGGAGGTTAA GTTACGTTTCTATCAGAAACCAACATCAGGATGTTACGTCAAAGCCAGACACGTGCTGGCCGGAATGGGCTTTCTGGTCATTTTCAACATCTACGTACTTCGAACCATACTCAGTGTTGCCATCGTTGCCATGGTGAACAGCACAGAGGAGACTGGAAACCTATCGGACACATGTCCGGACAGGGGACAGGTCATTGAAAACCAAACCAACTCG AATGGTATCTTTGATTGGGATTCCGCTAACCAAGGTCTGCTTTTAGGATGTTATTACTATGGTTACGTCATCAGCAACGTTCCAGGAGCCTGGCTTGCCAAGCGATATGGATTCAAGCTTGTGATTGGCGTGTCGATGTTGGTCTCTGCCATTCTCACACTTGCCACGCCACTTGCAGCTTACGCCAGTTTCGAGCTCTTGGTGGCGTTGCAAATCTTTCTCGGCTTAATTCAA GGCGTGGCATCCCCGTCTATGCAAGGGGCGTGGTCCTTTTGGTCCCCTCCGAAGGAAAAGAGCACGCTGTCTTCCGCCGCTATGTCTGGCTCCAGCTTCGGGGCTTGTGTAACGTTACCCATAGGCATCGTGGCTGAATTGCTCGGATGGGAAGCCGTCTTCTACGTCACAG GCGGATACGTTTTACTCTGGACGTTTGTATGGTTCGTTTTGATCTACAACCGACCAAATGATCATCCCAGAATCTCGAAAGAAGAGAGACTTTACATCAATGAAAGTATCGGACTGGAAAGGGAAAAGGAAGaa AAGACAGCGAAGGTTCGAACCCCGTGGAGGGGAATGTTTACGTCAGTTCCGCTTTGGGCGATAAATATCGCGCACTTTTGCGGAAACTGGGGCAACTACACCCTCCTCACAATGCTACCGACCTTCCTCTCAACAATTTTGAAGTTCGATCTTTCACTG ATTGGAGGCCTGACAGCGCTACCATTTCTACTTCAGTGGATCTTCACACTGATTAGTGGCTACCTGACTGACTTTTTTATTCGACGGCTCATCCTTTCCACAATCGCTGTCCGTAAATTGAACACCATTATCGGGCTTGGCGTGCCGGGGATTTGCATCATTTTAGCCGGATATGTTGGCTGCAACGCTGCGGCTGTCATCGTGTTCTTGGCCTTGTCGGTCGCTTTCAACGCTTTTGCAA CTCCCGGATGTAAGTTAAATGTCCTTGACATCGCTCCTAAATACTGTGGGATCACCTACGCCATATCCAACGCAATCGCCAACACGACCGGATTTCTAGCGCCGCAAGTGGTTGGGCTCATTCTTTTAAATGGA AACAATCTCGGTCAGTGGCAGCTTGTGTTCTGGATATCTTCGGCCTTCTACTTTTTGGGAATTTTGATCTACCTGCCGTTTGCTTCGGCGAAAGAACAATCCTGGGCGAAAGGAGAAATTGTAAGAACAAAGGATGGAGTTGAAGTTGAAGTTTTAATGAAAG ATCTGCCAAGTGTTTCAGCCCAACAAAACCGAATGCAACTTTGA